The genomic DNA CAGGGCCTGTCGCTCGGCGAAGGCGCCGGCATGGCGGTGCTGGAGAGCTACGATCACGCCGTGGCGCGCGGCGCCACTATCCTTGCCGAGGTCGCCGGCGTGGGCCTCTCGGCCGACGCCTCCGACATCGTCGCGCCGACGATCGAGGGGCCGGAAGCGGCGATGCGCTTCTGCCTGGTGGATGCCGGGCTCAACCCCGAGGATGTCGACTATCTCAACGCGCATGGCACCGGCACCAAGGCCAACGACCAGATCGAGACGGCGGCGATCAAGCGCGTCTTCGGGGAGCATGCGCGTGCGCTCTCGGTGTCCTCGACCAAGTCGATGCACGCGCATTGCCTCGGCGCGTCGGGCGGGCTGGAGCTGATCGCCTGTGTCATGGCGATCCGCAATGGCATCGTGCCGCCGACGGCGAATTTCCGTGAGCCGGATCCCGAATGCGATCTCGACGTGACGCCGAATGTGGCGCGCGAACGCAAGGTGCGCGTAGCCCTCAGCAACAGTTTTGCCTTCGGCGGCACCAATGCGGTGCTGGGCTTCAAGGCGATCTGATACAACCGTCAGCCATCCGCCCGAACGCGTTTCCATCCCGGGGGAATTGCCTGGTTGACTGTCCGTGCACGGCAAGCCGCTCACCGGCATATTGATCCCGAGGGGTCAGGGTCCTAATTCTTGCCACCCGCCACGCCCGCCATTCGGCGCCAATCCGCACCCGGAGCCTCCCGATGACCGACCTGTCCGCCTTTCCGATAACCAAGCGCTGGCCGGCCAAAAAACCAGACCTCCTGCAGCTCTATTCCTCCACGACGCCCAACGGGGTGAAGATCTCGATCGCGCTGGAGGAGATCGGCCTGCCCTACGAGCCGCACTATATCGACATCGGCAAGAACGAGAGCTGGACGCCGGAATTCCTGTCGCTCAACCCGAACGGCAAGATACCGGCGATCATCGACCCGAATGGGCCCGACGGAAAGCCGATCGGGTTGTTCGAATCCGGCGCCATCCTGCTCTATCTCAGCGACAAGACCGGCAAGCTCATCCCGGCCGATCCCATCCGCCGCTACGAGACGATCCAGTGGGTGTTCTTCCAGATGGCCGCGATCGGCCCGATCTTCGGGCAGGTCGGCTTCTTCAACAAGTTCGCCGGGCGCGAGATCGCCGACAAGCGGCCGCTGGAACGCTATCGCGACGAGTCGCGGCGGCTGATCGGCGTTTTGGAAACGCGGCTCAAGGGCCGGCAATGGATCATGGATGACGAATACACCATCGCCGACGTCTCGATGCTTGGCTGGGTGCGCAACCTGATCGGCTTCTACGAAGCGCGCGACCTCGTCGGCTTCGACGATTTTCCGACCGTCGCGGCATGGCTGGAGCGAGGCCTTGCACGGCCGGCCGTGCAGAGGGGCTTGACCATCCCGGCAAGGGGTTGAGGCGCAGGCCCCTACTTCGTTTTGGCCTTTGCGCGGCCTCGGCCGAGCACGGATGCGGCAAGCCGGGCGGTGGCCACCACCGCGCCGGTCGCAACGCTTGCGACAGTGCGGATCGGGCCCGACTTCGCCACCGGCTTATGCGGTTTCGCGGCGGCCTTGTGCGCTGCACCGTGCACCACTTTCTTGGGAGCAGCCTTGCCGAAGGCCGGTTTGGCGTCCTTGGAGCGCTCGGCGGTCGCCGGTGCGGCGCCGGCCCTCGATTGCGTCGCTTTGGATTGATTGGCCCTGCTTCTCGCGGGCGCGGGTTTTCTGGTCTTGGTTGCCATCAGACGGCTCCGTTTTTTTTGCGCAATTCCGGACGGAAAACCGCTGCGCACCTTTCCTGGAATTGCCTCAGCGCCGGACAATCGGGATATCGGCCATAACGACCTGTAAGTCTTAAGGTTCCCGTCCAAAAATAGTGAAAATTGAGCAGGTTAACCAATCACCAGATCGGCCTGCCGGCGATGCGCCAGCACGCGCTCGATATTCGGCATGTCGTTGGAGGCGATCCAGGCGCGCGCGTCCTCGTCGGACTTGCCATGGCCGCGCCAGCGCTCCATCAGGCGGCGCTCGAGCTCGCCCCGCGGCACGTCGACGAAGATGGTGAAATCGAACAAAGGCGCAAGCCGCGACCACGGCTCCTCGTCGAGCAGCAGATAGTTGCCCTCGACCAGGATGAACTTGGTATCGGCGCCGATGACTTCGGCCGCCGCGCGCGACAATTCCAAGCTGCGGTCGAAGACCGGAATGGCGATGTCCGGCTCGCCGGAGCGGATGCGCTTCAAAAGCGTCTCGAAGCCGGCGAAGTCGAAGGTTTCCGGCGCGCCTTTTCGCGCGCGCAGGCCACGGCGGTCGAGCAGGATGTCGTCATAATGGAAGCCGTCCATCGGCACGACTTCCGATGCGCCCTCCGGCAGCAGTTCATGCAGCCTGCCCGATATCGTCGACTTGCCGGCTCCCGGCGGGCCGGCAATGGCGACGACGAAGCGCTTGGCCTTGCCGGCGCGCTTGAAGATGGCGGCGGTGATATGGGCTAGGTCAGACATCAGCGCCTCTCCGCTAGCGATTTGGTCCGCATCTTGGCGGCAGTCGGCGGAAATTTCAAACCTGGGATCCCCGACGCAGAAGTTTTAGCCGCTCGTTGGCAAGCCATGTCGGCGAAGAAGACCTTGTTGCTGGTCGCAGGGCCACGCCCCAATCCCGCGATCTGACGATAGCCGGGACTGTCGCCGGCAAGCGGAACGCCCATCAGGTGGCGCAGCAACTCCTCGCGCAACGCCGGATTTTCCGGTGCGTATCGCTCGTGGATGACCAGCCCGGTCGAGGTTCCTCCGCGCGTGTGACGGACGGGAAACTCGACGAGACCCGGATGCGCGGCCCGAAGCCCGGAAGGGACGGCATGATTGGTGAGACCTCGCTCATGGCGCTGGCATTCCTATCGCCGATGTGAGGAATGGCAGCAGATGACGCAGGACGGCATCGGATGCTTCCCGCTGGGGGAAATGCCCGATGCCCGGAAGTACATGCCGCCGGTAGCCGTTGTCGAACAGCGCCTCCCTGCCTTCGGACGTGGCAGGCGCGTTGCATGGATCGGCTTCGCCGTGAAGCACGAGCGTCGGAACACGGATCGCCGGATCGCCCCGCAGCCGAGCTTCCAGAGCCGCGCATGACGGGTCGGGCTCGGCGAGCCCCCAGCGCACCCGATAGGAATGCAGCACGACATCGGCCCAGTCGGGATTGTCGAACGCGGAGGCGGTAATCGCGAACGCTTCGTCGGAGATCGCCCAGCCGCCGGTCCAGATCGACCAGATGTAGCGCGTGAATGCCTTCCGGTCTTCCCGGACCAGTCGTTCGCCGCGCGGCAGCGCCATCAGCCAGTGATACCAGTAATTCTGCGCCTGGCCGAAGGATAGAGGCTGGTCGGGGTCGTTGGTTCCCCAGCCGACCGACAGAGCGGTGCAGGCCATAACGCGGTCCGGCGCGAGGCAGGCGGCGATATAGGCCGCCCGCGCGCCCCAGTCGTGTCCCACCATGGCGAAGCGCTCGATCCCGAGCACGTCGGCGAAGTCGAGCACGTCCCGGCCCAAGGCCGAAAGCTGACCGGACCGCATGGCGTCCGGATCGCGAAACCGCGTCGGCCCGAAGCCGCGCAGCCATGGCACGAGAACGCGATAGCCCGCTTCCGCGAGACCGGGAACAATCTCGTCCCACGTCCGGACGTCGTCGGGCCAGCCGTGAAGCAGGATGACGGGCATGCCGTCTGGAGGGCCGTGCTCTTCAAAGGCGATATCGAGCGAGGATGTGGTCGCGATCTTATGATATAGTTCCGCTGGCATGACAGGAACCTACCCTTCACCTTTCCTCGCAACAAGCGATGCATTGCGACATCTGGCATCGCATAATACGATGCCTTATGGACCTGCGCGCACTTCACGCTGCGGAATGCGGCTCCATCACGGCTGCCGCAGCCCGGCTGGGAACCGCTCAGTCGGCGCTTTCGCGCGCATCGGCCAGTTCGAGACCGAACTCGGCGAACCGCTGTTCGAACGCATGCCGCGCGGTATCCGGCTGACCGCTGCTGGCGCGCGTCTCCTTGCTTATGCGGGGAGGATCGAGGCACTGGTCACCGAGGCCGCGGCCGACGCGCGCGGCCATCCGCGCGCCCTTTCCGGCCCGTTCCGGCTAGGCGCGATCGAGATCACCGACACTTCCATCCTGTCCGATCGCATCGCGCGGTTTCTGGCGGCGCACGATGAGGTGGAGCTTCGACTGGAGCGAAGCGACGCGGCGCAGACCCCAGGATCCATGCCGTTACACACCAGCGCCGCCTGCGGTGCAGAATTTTGCTTTGCAGCATTCTTCGGCTGAAGTCACGGCATGGATTCCAGGGTCTCCGCGACGGAGCTTCGCTCCTGCTTCGCCCTGGAATGACGAACTCAAGGGCTTCGGCCAACCCTCGGGAAATTAACGCCGAATGCTCAAGCCGGAACGGACCGGCCAAGCCGCAGGAAATCGCTGTCGAAGGGTATGTCCCTCGTCGTGCCGTCGGCGCCGAGGATGCGCAGCCGTCCTTGCGCGGTCGCAATGTCGCGCGGCGGCTCGCCGCCGAACAGAGGCACGGCGCCGATGACATGACGGAAGGAGACGCTGCGCCCTTCCGTAAGGGCGAAGGCGGTCGCCACGCCTTCGTGCTTCAGCCAGTTGTCGCCGAGCGAGGCGGCATGGCCGACCGCGGCGCGGCCGTCCTCGATGCCGAGCACGCCGACATGGCGGCCGCTCCAGGGCGCGTAGTCGCGCCCGCCATTGCTGAACCACAGCATGGTGACCGGCAGCTCCGCCGGATTCTTCAGCACCAGCACCAGATCCTGCTCGGCGCGCCGCGCCAGCGCGGTCCAGCCCGGCCCGCCATGATCGGCCTCGACCAGGGTGATGAAATCCTCGCGCCGGTCTTCCATGCGGTAATCGCCGAGATCGGTGGTACCGCCGGCTGCGATCGGGAAATGGGCCAGATCGGTGGCGTGGGCGGGATAGGCGAAACGGAAGCGGCCGCGCGCCGGATCGGGCTCCAGCGGAGTCGACGGCGTGACCGCCAGGCGTTTTGGCGAGAAGGCCAGACGCCCACCGTCCTGCATCGCGGTCATCGGGTGGTGGGCGACGGAAATGGCGCCAGCCCCCCCGGAAAAGACATGCTCCTGATAGAGGAAGGGATGGTTGTCGCGCAGGATAAAAATCTTGTCGACGGCGGCGCCCATGACCTTGCGGCGCAGCCGGAAGACGGCGCGCCAGCCGCCGGCAACGGCGCCGTTCTCGACGACATCCCATTCACTGTTGGCCGTCCAGCCATGCAGGGGCGCTGCCTCGACATCGCTGGTGGAAAACGGCGCGCAGAGGAAATCGCCGGAGAGGCGGACCGTGCCCTCGGGCAGGCCTTCCGGCAGGCTCTCGCGCGGCGAGCCGACCCAGGGCGCGCGGTGCAGCGGCTTCAGGACGCGGCCATCGGCCTCGACCTCCATGGCGGCGATGTGGCCGACGGCGAGATCGAGGGTGACAGAGATGCCCTTTGCGCCGATCGTGACCGTATCCATTGCTCTATCCCGCGAATCTTGTGCAGCAGAAAAGCCTACCTGGCGCGGGCTGCGCAAGCGGGGCGACAGGCATTTTGCATCAGCGCCACCCTCCCCCTTGTGGGGAGGGTCGGCGAGCGGTCGGAGCAAGGCGGAGATCGCTCCACGGGGTGGGGGTCCAACCAAAAGAATCTTCTTCGACCCCCACCCCGATCCGCTGCGCGGATCTGCCGGGTCCCCGCTGCTCCGCAGCGTCCCAGCGTTCGCTGGCCTTTCGTCGTGCCACCGGCACGACGAATTCGCTTTGCGAACCGGCCGCTCACCCCCACAAGGGGGAGGGTGGGCGCTCCGCTACTGCCGCTTATACTCCCTGACCGGCGACTTGGTGCCGTCGGTATAAGTCACCTGCACCGCCATCGACGTCACGTCGTCCTTGACCTTGAAATAGGGCTGGTAGTCGGCGGGAATCGCATACGGGTCCTTGGCGTCGCAGGGCGGCATCTTGAGCTCTTTGTCGAGCGCGGTGTCGTTCAGGCTGTAACGCACCTCCTTGATGGCGCAGCGGAAGGACAGCATCTGCGTGAAATAGACCAGGCCCTGGTTGCCGCTGGCGTCGAAGGCGATCCACGAAGTCCAGAACTGGTCGAGGATCTGCTTGTTGCCCTGCTGGAGGGCCGAATCCGGATCGAAGCGGATGTCGAACGGGCCGGTCTCGCGGCCCCTGATGTCGAGATATTTTATGCCGATATTGGTGGCCGCGGTGCTGTCGGGCAGCTCGAAGCTCGGGTTGGGCATCGGCTTGCCGGTGCGCTGGTCGTTCATCGCCATCAGGCCGGTATCGGTGAACGGGCCAGAGTCGCCGAGCCGCCAGGAAATCGCCGTCGCCGGTTCGGGGAGCGAGATCGTCATCGACCAGCCGGCGTTGGAGCGCGTCGGCGTCAGCGTCGGCACGAAGCGCGACGGGTCGAGCACGTCGCCGAGCGCGGCCAGCCGGGTCCGGCTGCGGTCCAGCCAGTCGGCCAACTCCCTCTGGTCGACGAAATATTTGAGCAGGCCGCCATCTTTTTCGTAGGAAACGAACTTGGTCAGCGCCTGGGCTTCGCTGCGCTTGTCGGCGAGCGTCTGGCTGCCGAGACGATCCTCGGAGAACTCCTGCGCCTCGAGGAAGTAAGCCGGCGCATAGTCAGGGTTGGCCGATATGAAGGCGTTGAGCTTGCCGAGCCGCTGGGCATCGTCGAACTGCAGGAGATGGACGAGCTTGATCGACGGCGCCTTGGCCTTTTCGGCGAGCTGGCCGAACACTTCGCGGGCGCCGGCCTTGCCGTCCTGGACCCTCAGCAGCGTGGCGAAGCGGGTATAGGGGTCGATGGCGTCGACGTCGAAGCCGGCAAAGGCGAGATAGGCGCGCCGGGCATTCAGCATATCGCCCGCCAGCTCATAGACGCGGGCATTGTGATAGAACTCGTCGGGACGCTTGGGATCGGCGATCGCGCCGCCCTGCGCGGCGAGCTGGGCAAAGCCCTTGGCGATCGTGTCGATAGAGGCGGCGATCTGCTCGGTGGTCGCCTGCAGCTTTTCGGCCTGCGCCTGCTGCTGTTTTTGGCCGGCGGCTAAAGTGTCGGCCGTCTGCTTGACCGCCTCGACGGCCTTCTGCGTCTCGGCGCCCTGCGCCGTCTGCTGCTGCTGGGCGGAGGCGATCTGGTCGGTCTTCTGAGCCACCGTGTCGGTGGACTTCTTGACCGCCTCGACCGTCTTCTGCGTCTCCGTGACCGTCTTTTCGATCTTCGCCACCTTTTCCGAGACGATGCCCAGCGACTGCTGCAGTTGCGCGACCGCCGGCACCAGGGCGGCGATGACGCCGTTCTGCGAGTTGGTCTCCTGCTGGACGCCATAGACGCCGCCGGCGATCGCGGCGGCGCTTGTTGCGAAGATCAGCGCCGGCATGGCCTTGGCCGCCAGCACCAGGCGCAGCACCATGGCGATGGCGATGATCGCCGCCGCGACCGCCGCGATGAGCGCGATATAGGCGGCAAAAGGCCCCAGCGGGTTGAGCACGTCGGACACCGCGCCGCTGAGGAAAGCGACGCTGCCCGCCCATTTGCCGGTGCGGCTGAGCGATGCCCGCAGCAGCGAGGTCGTACCCGTGGCGATTTCCGACATGCCATTCCCCCCAAATCCAAGCCGCGTGCATCATAGCGGCAAGGGGGTGGTGATGGCAAAGCGGGGGCTGAGCCGGTGCGGACGGCCCCATCCGCTGCAACGTTGCCGATTGGCGAAAGCCTAAGCAGCATCCGATCTCCCCCTTGCGGGGGAGATGTCCGGCAGGACAGAGGGGGGTGTGAAGGATCGCGGCGGTTCGAGTTGAGCCATGTTAAACCGAGGCTCCGCCTGAGGATATAGCTCTGCTTACTGACAGGTCGGCGGGACAGCACCCCCGTCTGCCCTGCCGGGCATCTCCCCCGCAAGGGGGGAGATTGGCAGCGTCGGCGACGGCGCAAGCCTTTAAAACCTGGGCAAATGCCTTGTTATCGCCATTAACCAGTTGGACGCGGCACATGCGTTACGTTAGCGTCCTCGCATCTCAGCAACAGTTTTAGAACAGTCTTGTCCCGTCCCTTGCTTCTCCTCCATAAATTACTCGTCGCTTTTGCGTTTTTGCTGCTGGTTGCCGGCTGCACCACCGCGGCGCCGCCGGAAAGCGTGCTTGCCGTCCCGGCTCAGCCGCAGAAATATGCGGCGATCGTGGTCGACGCCTCGACCGGCAAGACGCTGTTCGAGGTGAACTCGACGGCGCAGCGCTACCCCGCCTCGCTCACCAAGATGATGACGCTCTACATGCTGTTCGAGGCGCTGGAGAGCGGCCGCGTGAGCAAGGAGACGCAGATCCCGGTTTCCGACCACGCCGCCTCGCAGCCGCCGACGAAGCTGCGCTTCCGGCGCGGCGAGACGATCGACGTCGATTCCGCCATCCGCGCCATGGTTGTGAAGTCGGCCAACGACGTGGCGGTGGCTGTCGGCGAATATCTGGGTGGCGGCAGCGAGGACCAGTTCGCCGGCATGATGACCGCCAAGGCCCGCCAGCTCGGCATGGCGAGCACCAGTTTCCGCAACGCCTGCGGCCTGCCCGACGACGGCCAGGTGACCTCAGCGCGCGACATGGCGGTGCTGGGGATCGCGCTCGAGCACCGCTTTCCGCAGCATTTCCACTATTTTTCCGAAAGCGACTTCATGTTCCGCGGCCGGCTGGTGCGCGGCCACAACGACATGCTGGGACGGGTGCGCGGCGTCGACGGCATCAAGACCGGCTATATCCGCGCCTCCGGCTACAACATCGTCACCTCCTACAATGCCGACGGCAGGCACCTGATCGTGGTGGTGATGGGCGCCCAAAGCGCGCGCCAGCGCAACGACCATGTCGAGGCGCTGATCCAGCGGAGTCTTACGGCGACGGTGGCGGATGCGAAGACGCAGCTGATGTATGCCGGGCAGCAGCCGGCCTCGCCGCTTCCGGGTGTGCCGGCGCCCGGCACGACGGCGCCAAGTTCGTCGCTGCCGGGTTTGGCGGCGTCCGATTTGCCGTCGCCGGATCTGGCCTCGCCCAGTTCGCCACTGCTGCCGGCGCAATAGAGCGTCGCGGCGGTGGAGAAAATCTGAGACGCCGGCGGGACAGCACCCCCCTCTGTCCTGCCGGACATCTCCCCCGCAAGGGGGGAGATTGGCAGACGTGAGGCCGGCGCACTCAATTCGCACTTTGGTGATTGGCGAAAGCTGGCGTGACATCTGATCTCCCCCCTTGCGGGGGAGATGTCCGGCAGGACAGAGGGGGGTGTGAAGGAACGCTACCTATCTCGCCTTGTGCCGGCCGGAGCGCAGGAAGCCGCCATTCGCAGGGCGGCTGAATATCGACGTGCCCTACCGCACCACCAGCACCGGGACCTCGGTCAGCGACACCACCTCCGCCGTCTGGCTGCCGAGCACCAGCCGGCCGAGGCCGCGGCGGCCGTGCGAGGCCATGACGATGAGGTCGCAGGCCTCGGTGCGGGCCGTGTCGAGGATCGCCTCGGCGGGCGTCCTGTTCTCGATATGCAGCACCTTCGCGCGCACACCGAGCGCGTCGGCGTCGGCCTTGCACTTGTCCAGCACCTCGCGGGCATATTTGCGTGCGCTTTCCTCATAGTAGGTGAGCTCGTCGCCGGCGACATAGCCGGCCATGGCGCCGCCCCAGGCGAGCGTCGGGAACGGCTCGGAGACGGTGATGAAGGTCACAGTGGCGCCGAGGCCCTTGGCGAGTTCCAGGCCGTGGGCGACGCCTTTGCCGGCGAGCTCCGAACCGTCGGTGGCGATGAGAATGTGCTTGTACATGGATCCCTCTTCATGCGGGGCGACGCGCGCGCCCCAAGTGGCGGGCGCCTGACCGGTCACCCCGATATAGTTTTGCTAGCAGGCCAACCACAGAGGGCGGCTTGATTCGGATCAAGGCCAGCCGCCGGAGACGATTGCTCCAGCGGGCTTCCCGCAAACGCATCCGGGCGCAGCTCAATTCCTCTCTCCGGGCCTGTCCCCAGAAGCGGCGGACAATCGCGGATGGCGCTCCCCCGCTCCGTCTCGGCTTCGCCGAGCCACCTCTCCCCCGCTCTCGCGGGGGCGAGGAATCCAAGTTTGCAAAGGTCGCGCCCTCAGCGATTGGCATTTCCTCGCCCCCATGAAATGGGGGAGAGGTGGCTCGGGCGAAGCCCGAGACGGAGCGGGGGCTGCGCCGCCATCGACAATTGTACGCGGCGGCCGGCGAAGCGGCTCGCGCTCCGCCCATCACAAGAACTTGTTCGGTCACACCACCTTCACAGTCACGATGGATATGCCGCGCCGGCTTGGCGTATCGTACTCGAAAGCCGAGAACAGGAGCACTGAGCATGGCCGGCGATCCCAAGGCATCCGCGCAGAAGCAAGCAGACGACGAGAACGAAAGCGGCGGCGAATATCTCGAGGCGGCCACCGTTCCGGAAGACGCGCATGAGGCGGCCGACGAGGTCCTCGAAGCGCCGGAGGTGCCGGATTCGGAGCCCACCCCGCCCGGCGCGACCAGGGCCAAGCCCAAGAAAAAACCGTCGGCGATCAGCGGCCGGAAATTCCGCAAGCGCGACCTGGTGCGCATCGACGATCTCAGGCCCAGCCTCGCCGACCGCATCCGCGCCGACCATCCGGACCTGCCGCGCGGCGCCCGCGTCAGCCGCGCCGAGCTCGCCCGCTACCGCATGCGCTATATGGAGGAATTGCTGCAGCAGGAGCACGGCGAATTCTCCGAGCTCGACCGCCAGGTGGTGGAATCGATCGCGAGACAGGACACGATCTCGGAAAACTCGGAAGAGGAATTCGAGGAGCACCGCTCGTTTGCCGACCGCGTCTCCGACACCATGGCCGAGTTCGGCGGCAGCTGGTGGTTCCTGATCTCGTTCGCGGCCGTGCTTCTGATCTGGATCGGCCTCAACCTCGCCGAGGGCGCGACGAGCGCCTTCGACCCCTACCCGTTCATCCTGCTCAACCTCATGCTCTCCTGCATCGCCGCCATCCAGGCGCCAGTGATCATGATGAGCCAGAAGCGGCAGGAAGCCAAAGACCGGCTGCGCTCCTTCAACGACTACCGGGTGAACCTCAAGGCCGAGCTGGAAGTGCGGCACCTGCACGAAAAGCTCGACTATCTCATCTCGCGCCAATGGCAGCGCCTGGCCGAAATGCAGCAGATGCAGCTCGACGCCATGCACGAGCTGACCGCGAAGAAGCAGAAGCGGGCGGCAAGGGGGGTGCGGAGGAGAGTGGCGAAGGCTGGGGCGGAGGGGTGAGGCCCGCGCCCCGGCATCAGTAAGCGCTAAGCCGGGGCAGGTCCGCAAGCCGCCTCGACCACCGACGCCTGACCTTCTGATGCCGGAGCTCGTGCCACCGTCCCGGTGCCTTAATATGCCACCATCCGAATTGGCCGTTGAAGCATGCCCGCGGCGACTTGCCGATAGCCGGGTTGAATGTGTCAGGCACCGCGCTTGCTCCGTCGCAAATCAGATGAGCACGACCTTGCCTTCGCCCGCGCTCGTCCGGGCGCGAGGCAACGCCATAGCGAATTCTTCGAGGCGATATCGGGCGACGACGGGCAGCTTTTCGGGATATCGCGAAAGGATGGACCAGCAGTCCCTCGCGGCAGTGGCCAAGGTTTCGGCGCTTGCCTTGTTCTGCCAGACACTTACGGCGAAGCCCCGCCAGCGCAGCGCTTTGTAAAGCAAGGTCGATGCCTTGATCTCGATCGGGCGATCGTCGAGAACGCCGTAGGAAAACAGGCTTGCCCCTTGCGCGGCGCGCGCGATGAGGGCCAACGTGTCGGGCCCCCCTACGGGATCGAGGATCAAGTCGTACGGCTTGGCGTCCGCGAGCGCATCGGCGACGCTATCGCCGATGCTTATCGTCCGGTTTTCCCAATCGCGCAGCTTATAGCCCCCGTCATGGCGATAGAGCCTTTCGACGACGGCTCCTCGCTCGCGGGCCAATTGACCGGCCACGGCGGCGACGACGGACCGCGCCGCGGTAAGAAGCACCCGCTCCCCGGCGTTGACGGAGGCCAGGTCCAAGAGGCCCCACGCGGTTAGCGGATTGAGCGGAAACTGGCAGACGATATCGTCGGAGAGCCGTTGCGCGAACTCGGCCGGAACCGGATAGATACGCTCGACCGGCACGGGTGCGTATTCGGCCCAGGCGCCCGGGCTTCGGAATGCGACGCGCCGCCCTACCTCCAGCTCACGCACGTCAGCGCCGATCGCCTCGACAATGCCGGCCCCATCGAATCCGGCGACCTGCGGATAAGACGGCTTCGTCGAATATTTGTCGGCGACGAAGAGCCAGTCGGCCGGCTGGACAACGCGAGCCGTGACGCGCACGAGGGCCTGCCGGGGGCCGCATGCGGGAACAGGCATGTCCCTATTCTTGAGAACCTCCTCAGCAACTCCGGGCCTATCAAACACGACAGCTTTCATCAGGCTTCCCGTCTACGATCAATCAAGGCTGGAAGGTCGCGCTTCGAATTGATACAGTCAAAGACCGATTTGGATCTGATTGATACCTGGCGGGTATGAAATGGAGCTTCGGCACCTGCGCTATTTCCTAGCGGTCGCCGATTGCGGGCACGTCACACGCGCGGCGCAACGGCTGCACATCTCGCAACCGCCTCTGAGTCGTGCGATACGCGAGTTGGAGGCCGAGCTCGGCGTCGAACTGTTCGCCCGCCAACGCCAACGGATTGCCCTAACTCCGATCGGCGCGGCAGTGGCCGAAGACGCGAGGGCCGTCGTCGCCCAGGCGGATGGCCTGGTCCGCCATGCGCGCGCGCTGTCGAGCGGTGAGAGCGGGCGTATCCGCGTTGGCTACGTCGATGGCGCCATGCAAGGCGGGGTTCTCAGCGCTCATCTGCGGAACCTCCGGCTTCATGCTCCGTCACTTGTCGTCGATCTTGTCGCCGCCAGCACGGAAACCCAGCTCAGCGCACTCGCAAACAATCAGCTCGATATCGCAATCCTCTACACGCCGCGCAAATGGCCCGACGGCATTGCCAGCAGCAAGCTGCTGTCCGACAGCATGAGGCTTGTCGTATCCACGGAGGACAACCTGGCCTCGAGGCGATCGATCACCCCGAGCGATCTTGAGGCAAGCCCGTGGGTGGCACTTCCAAGAGAAGGCGACGCGTATTGGCGCGACCGGTTCCTGCAGCAATGCTCAAATGCCGGGTTTCATCCCGACATCCGTTATGAAGTTGCGCAGCTCTCGGCGCTGCTCGGTCTCGTGGAGGCCGGCGCCGGGCGCGCCTTCGCGCAAGCCAGCATCGCGCGCGCCGAAACTCCGGGCCTGGTCCTCAGGTCGCTGCCGTGGTGGAAGCACACGATCGATTATTGGTTGGCATGGCGGCAGCGCAACCCCGCGCCTTCCGTCCGCCAGTTCCTCAAGGCCAACCGGGTTGCGGAAAGCCGGAAGTCTCGACCGGGTTAGCTGAACAGCGGCAGTTGCCTCGGCTCAAACGGATATGTTGGCCGGATCGCGCAGCGATTTCACATATGAGGCACTTGGCCGTTGAAGCCCGGGGCGGCTTCCGCTAAGAAGCCGTGGCTGGCCGGCTCATCGGCCGGTTCGTTTTCCGGTTTCCCGGGAAGCACCCGTAGCTCAGCTGGATAGAGCGCTGCCCTCCGAAGGCAGAGGTCACAGGTTCGAATCCTGTCGGGTGCGCCAATTTCTCTTTGCGCATCAAGAAGTTAGCCCTACGCTTTGCTTGCCTGAAGTTCTTTAGGGCTGAGCGGCGTAAGCGCTGAGAACCCGAGTTTGGGCAAAACCATGTCGCCACATCCCG from Mesorhizobium sp. M1E.F.Ca.ET.045.02.1.1 includes the following:
- a CDS encoding LysR substrate-binding domain-containing protein; its protein translation is MELRHLRYFLAVADCGHVTRAAQRLHISQPPLSRAIRELEAELGVELFARQRQRIALTPIGAAVAEDARAVVAQADGLVRHARALSSGESGRIRVGYVDGAMQGGVLSAHLRNLRLHAPSLVVDLVAASTETQLSALANNQLDIAILYTPRKWPDGIASSKLLSDSMRLVVSTEDNLASRRSITPSDLEASPWVALPREGDAYWRDRFLQQCSNAGFHPDIRYEVAQLSALLGLVEAGAGRAFAQASIARAETPGLVLRSLPWWKHTIDYWLAWRQRNPAPSVRQFLKANRVAESRKSRPG
- a CDS encoding alcohol dehydrogenase catalytic domain-containing protein translates to MPVPACGPRQALVRVTARVVQPADWLFVADKYSTKPSYPQVAGFDGAGIVEAIGADVRELEVGRRVAFRSPGAWAEYAPVPVERIYPVPAEFAQRLSDDIVCQFPLNPLTAWGLLDLASVNAGERVLLTAARSVVAAVAGQLARERGAVVERLYRHDGGYKLRDWENRTISIGDSVADALADAKPYDLILDPVGGPDTLALIARAAQGASLFSYGVLDDRPIEIKASTLLYKALRWRGFAVSVWQNKASAETLATAARDCWSILSRYPEKLPVVARYRLEEFAMALPRARTSAGEGKVVLI
- a CDS encoding DUF1003 domain-containing protein, encoding MAGDPKASAQKQADDENESGGEYLEAATVPEDAHEAADEVLEAPEVPDSEPTPPGATRAKPKKKPSAISGRKFRKRDLVRIDDLRPSLADRIRADHPDLPRGARVSRAELARYRMRYMEELLQQEHGEFSELDRQVVESIARQDTISENSEEEFEEHRSFADRVSDTMAEFGGSWWFLISFAAVLLIWIGLNLAEGATSAFDPYPFILLNLMLSCIAAIQAPVIMMSQKRQEAKDRLRSFNDYRVNLKAELEVRHLHEKLDYLISRQWQRLAEMQQMQLDAMHELTAKKQKRAARGVRRRVAKAGAEG